The following proteins come from a genomic window of Canis lupus dingo isolate Sandy chromosome 20, ASM325472v2, whole genome shotgun sequence:
- the CHST13 gene encoding carbohydrate sulfotransferase 13 isoform X1: MKWHKWPVAPGQGSRSCLGVHGGHVTWWTVIGEPVAWLCHLCCYTQLAFENSLSSGWLSGKRRSPLQMLYDLDQGPRSALAALAAEHRQRRDLLRRACSRHTRRQRLLGPEDLRHVLVDDAHGLLYCYVPKVACTNWKRVLLALSGRGPADPRAIPAHEAHAPGRLPSLADFGPAEINRRLRAYLAFLFVREPFERLASAYRNKLARPHGAAFQRRFGTRIVRRLRPRPRPEALARGHDVRFAEFLAYLLDPRTRRDEPFNEHWERAHALCHPCRLRYDVVGRFETLADDAAFVLGLAGAPHLRFPAPPPGAPAAARARAERLFRDVSPFYQRRLFDLYRMDFLLFNYSAPAYVRLR, translated from the exons ATGAAGTGGCATAAGTGGCCAGTGGCTCCTGGCCAGGGAAGTAGAAGCTGCTTAGGAGTCCACGGAGGTCATGTGACTTGGTGGACTGTCATTGGAGAGCCTGTAGCTTGGCTGTGCCACCTCTGTTGCTACACCCAGCTTG CATTTGAAAACAGCCTGagctctggctggctcagtgggaagaggagAAGTCCTCTGCAGATGCTTTATGACTTGGACCAG GGCCCGCGCTCCGCCCTGGCCGCCCTGGCCGCCGAGCACCGCCAGCGCCGCGACCTGCTGCGCCGCGCCTGCAGCCGCCACACGCGCCGGCAGCGCCTGCTGGGGCCCGAGGACCTGCGGCACGTGCTGGTGGACGACGCGCACGGCCTGCTCTACTGCTACGTGCCCAAGGTCGCCTGCACCAACTGGAAGCGCGTGCTGCTGGCGCTGAGCGGCCGCGGCCCCGCCGACCCGCGCGCCATCCCCGCGCACGAGGCGCACGCGCCGGGCCGCCTGCCCTCGCTCGCCGACTTCGGCCCGGCCGAGATCAACCGGCGGCTGCGCGCCTACCTGGCCTTCCTGTTCGTGCGCGAGCCCTTCGAGCGCCTGGCCTCGGCCTACCGCAACAAGCTGGCGCGGCCCCACGGCGCGGCCTTCCAGCGGCGCTTCGGCACGCGCATCGTGCGGCGCCTGCGGCCGCGCCCCCGGCCCGAGGCGCTGGCCCGCGGCCACGACGTGCGCTTCGCCGAGTTCCTGGCCTACCTGCTGGACCCGCGCACGCGCCGCGACGAGCCCTTCAACGAGCACTGGGAGCGCGCGCACGCCCTCTGCCACCCGTGCCGCCTGCGCTACGACGTGGTGGGCAGGTTCGAGACGCTGGCGGACGACGCGGCCTTCGTGCTGGGCCTGGCGGGCGCGCCGCACCTGCGCttccccgcgccgccgcccggcgcccccgccgccgcccgcgcccgcgccgagCGCCTCTTCCGCGACGTCAGCCCCTTCTATCAGCGGCGCCTCTTCGACCTGTACCGCATGGACTTCCTGCTCTTCAACTACTCGGCCCCCGCCTACGTGCGGCTGCGCTAG
- the CHST13 gene encoding carbohydrate sulfotransferase 13 isoform X2 gives MGRRCWRRRALAAACLGAALLLLGAAPRALRLAFENSLSSGWLSGKRRSPLQMLYDLDQGPRSALAALAAEHRQRRDLLRRACSRHTRRQRLLGPEDLRHVLVDDAHGLLYCYVPKVACTNWKRVLLALSGRGPADPRAIPAHEAHAPGRLPSLADFGPAEINRRLRAYLAFLFVREPFERLASAYRNKLARPHGAAFQRRFGTRIVRRLRPRPRPEALARGHDVRFAEFLAYLLDPRTRRDEPFNEHWERAHALCHPCRLRYDVVGRFETLADDAAFVLGLAGAPHLRFPAPPPGAPAAARARAERLFRDVSPFYQRRLFDLYRMDFLLFNYSAPAYVRLR, from the exons ATGGGGAGGCGCTGCTGGCGGCGGCGCGCGCTGGCGGCCGCGTGTCTGGGCGCCGCGCTCCTGCTCCTGggcgccgcgccccgcgccctgcGCCTGG CATTTGAAAACAGCCTGagctctggctggctcagtgggaagaggagAAGTCCTCTGCAGATGCTTTATGACTTGGACCAG GGCCCGCGCTCCGCCCTGGCCGCCCTGGCCGCCGAGCACCGCCAGCGCCGCGACCTGCTGCGCCGCGCCTGCAGCCGCCACACGCGCCGGCAGCGCCTGCTGGGGCCCGAGGACCTGCGGCACGTGCTGGTGGACGACGCGCACGGCCTGCTCTACTGCTACGTGCCCAAGGTCGCCTGCACCAACTGGAAGCGCGTGCTGCTGGCGCTGAGCGGCCGCGGCCCCGCCGACCCGCGCGCCATCCCCGCGCACGAGGCGCACGCGCCGGGCCGCCTGCCCTCGCTCGCCGACTTCGGCCCGGCCGAGATCAACCGGCGGCTGCGCGCCTACCTGGCCTTCCTGTTCGTGCGCGAGCCCTTCGAGCGCCTGGCCTCGGCCTACCGCAACAAGCTGGCGCGGCCCCACGGCGCGGCCTTCCAGCGGCGCTTCGGCACGCGCATCGTGCGGCGCCTGCGGCCGCGCCCCCGGCCCGAGGCGCTGGCCCGCGGCCACGACGTGCGCTTCGCCGAGTTCCTGGCCTACCTGCTGGACCCGCGCACGCGCCGCGACGAGCCCTTCAACGAGCACTGGGAGCGCGCGCACGCCCTCTGCCACCCGTGCCGCCTGCGCTACGACGTGGTGGGCAGGTTCGAGACGCTGGCGGACGACGCGGCCTTCGTGCTGGGCCTGGCGGGCGCGCCGCACCTGCGCttccccgcgccgccgcccggcgcccccgccgccgcccgcgcccgcgccgagCGCCTCTTCCGCGACGTCAGCCCCTTCTATCAGCGGCGCCTCTTCGACCTGTACCGCATGGACTTCCTGCTCTTCAACTACTCGGCCCCCGCCTACGTGCGGCTGCGCTAG
- the C20H3orf22 gene encoding uncharacterized protein C3orf22 homolog isoform X1, producing the protein MSSKDSKKCSQCKKKSRTKVQEKFARKFPYRFSWLTEHNVEFLKPWEVTKMTTSLRDQLPLQKMLVATRSIPVRGLGAPDCISPSSFSPLPPPSPLSKLWELKILSLRFPRLGAPASPTGARAARPSAGPS; encoded by the exons ATGAGCTCGAAGGACTCCAAGAAGTGCTCCCAGTGTAAGAAGAAGAGTAGAACCAAGGTCCAGGAAAAATTTGCCAGGAAGTTTCCGTACAG GTTCTCTTGGCTGACGGAGCACAACGTGGAGTTCCTGAAGCCCTGGGAGGTCACGAAGATGACCACCTCACTGCGGGATCAACTGCCCCTGCAGAAGATGTTGGTGGCAACGAGATCCATTCCAGTCAGAGG GCTTGGGGCCCCAGACTGTATATCACCGTCTAGCTTCAGCCCCCTGCCGCCGCCGTCTCCACTGAGCAAACTTTGGGAACTCAAGATACTGAGCCTCCGCTTCCCCCGGCTGGGCGCCCCTGCTTCCCCCACCGGCGCCCGGGCTGCCCGGCCCTCTGCAGGCCCCTCCTAG
- the C20H3orf22 gene encoding uncharacterized protein C3orf22 homolog isoform X2: MSSKDSKKCSQCKKKSRTKVQEKFARKFPYRFSWLTEHNVEFLKPWEVTKMTTSLRDQLPLQKMLVATRSIPVRGFSPLPPPSPLSKLWELKILSLRFPRLGAPASPTGARAARPSAGPS; this comes from the exons ATGAGCTCGAAGGACTCCAAGAAGTGCTCCCAGTGTAAGAAGAAGAGTAGAACCAAGGTCCAGGAAAAATTTGCCAGGAAGTTTCCGTACAG GTTCTCTTGGCTGACGGAGCACAACGTGGAGTTCCTGAAGCCCTGGGAGGTCACGAAGATGACCACCTCACTGCGGGATCAACTGCCCCTGCAGAAGATGTTGGTGGCAACGAGATCCATTCCAGTCAGAGG CTTCAGCCCCCTGCCGCCGCCGTCTCCACTGAGCAAACTTTGGGAACTCAAGATACTGAGCCTCCGCTTCCCCCGGCTGGGCGCCCCTGCTTCCCCCACCGGCGCCCGGGCTGCCCGGCCCTCTGCAGGCCCCTCCTAG